The proteins below are encoded in one region of Mangifera indica cultivar Alphonso chromosome 7, CATAS_Mindica_2.1, whole genome shotgun sequence:
- the LOC123220571 gene encoding transcription factor MYB60-like codes for MSLFQSSIYAQDHLTNSGEIKRRFHHPSTMGRPPCCDKVGIKKGPWTPEEDIILVSYIQEHGPGNWRSVPTNTGLLRCSKSCRLRWTNYLRPGIKRGNFTAHEEGMIIHLQALLGNKWAAIASYLPQRTDNDIKNYWNTHLKKKLKKFQSSLEPQMAADNSSTSTHQLASNSFDKRSLDFTNDESSSLTTTINQGFSYASSTENISRLLEGWMRSSSKNNNNNNCNNIIENNDNLDNSVTMTSLHCYGLKEEKQGGDLISNKEFVSISSFENLNYVGWDKSTSDHQSTTKGSPNEEKVNITAMMPSERKLQRSENSTPPLSFLEKWLLDESTGQVEEINQIMELSDPIF; via the exons ATGTCACTGTTTCAAAGCTCCATATATGCCCAAGACCACTTAACAAATTCGGGTGAGATAAAAAGGAGATTTCATCATCCTTCAACCATGGGAAGACCTCCTTGCTGTGATAAAGTTGGCATCAAGAAAGGTCCTTGGACTCCTGAGGAAGACATCATCCTTGTTTCTTATATTCAAGAACATGGCCCTGGAAATTGGAGATCAGTCCCCACTAACACTG GTTTGTTGAGATGCAGCAAAAGTTGCAGGCTTAGATGGACTAATTACCTTAGACCTGGAATCAAGAGAGGAAATTTTACTGCTCATGAAGAAGGAATGATTATTCATCTGCAAGCTTTATTGGGTAACAA ATGGGCAGCCATAGCTTCATATCTTCCACAGAGAACTGACAATGATATAAAGAACTATTGGAACACTCACCTGAAGAAGAAGCTGAAGAAGTTTCAATCGTCTTTGGAACCACAAATGGCGGCAGATAATTCAAGTACTAGCACTCATCAGTTGGCATCGAATAGTTTCGATAAGAGGAGTCTAGATTTCACCAACGATGAATCCTCCAGTCTTACCACTACCATTAATCAAGGTTTCTCATATGCATCGAGCACCGAGAATATTTCTCGTCTTCTCGAAGGATGGATGAGATCCTCCTcgaaaaacaacaacaacaataactGCAACAACATCATCGAAAACAACGATAATCTTGACAATTCAGTAACGATGACTTCTCTTCATTGCTATGGTCTGAAAGAGGAGAAACAAGGAGGTGATTTGATTTCTAATAAAGAGTTTGTATCAatttcatcatttgaaaatttgaactATGTGGGATGGGATAAGTCTACAAGTGATCATCAGTCCACCACAAAAGGAAGTCCAAATGAAGAGAAGGTTAACATCACAGCAATGATGCCTTCAGAGAGGAAGCTGCAAAGATCCGAAAATTCTACACCTCCATTATCATTTCTTGAGAAATGGCTTTTGGATGAATCAACTGGTCAAGTAGAGGAGATTAATCAGATTATGGAACTCTCTGATCCAATATTCTGA
- the LOC123221357 gene encoding presenilin-like protein At1g08700 → MESSILESVGTEIIGVMSPVSLCMLLVVLLVYSLSSSNPLSEPPIRTAANLVYIENPLDSTTQKLEGALLNALVFVVLIAIVTFLLVILYYYNFTNFLKNYMRFSAFFVLGTMGGSIFLSIIQHYTIPVDSITCFVLLFNFTVVGVLSVFSGGIPIVLRQGYMVCLGIFVAAWFTKLPEWTTWTLLVALAVYDLVAVLAPGGPLKLLVELASSRDEELPALVYEARPTVSISERTQRSGMGPLVGGVSDSGSVELQAVSRDNVDQRENCGNPEYPVLNVNSFGSVEHERNDDAVERLPLVGHLREGYGSSSGSSSEYSTVIVNRENEIVVEEEMSPLVDRNGSGEPTRRDGLEDSMEVSRGIKLGLGDFVFYSVLVGRAAMYDLMTVYACYLAIISGLGCTLILLSVCRQALPALPISITLGILFYFLTRLLMEPFVVGTATNLMMF, encoded by the exons ATGGAGTCAAGCATCTTGGAGTCAGTGGGTACTGAGATCATCGGAGTTATGTCTCCGGTGTCTCTTTGCATGCTTCTGGTTGTTCTTTTAGTTTATTCCCTCTCTTCTTCCAATCCCCTTTCTGAACCTCCCATTCGCACTGCTGCCAATCTCGTCTACATCGAAAACCCTCTAGACTCCACCACCCAGAAGCTCGAAGGTGCCCTCCTCAACGCCTTGGTCTTTGTTGTTCTTATTGCCATCGTCACCTTCTTGCTTGTCATcctttattattacaatttcaCCAACTTCTTGAAGAATTACATGCGCTTCTCCGCCTTCTTCGTATTGG GTACAATGGGTGGTTCTATCTTTTTGTCAATCATTCAGCATTATACGATACCTGTTGATTCTATAACATGTTTTGTGCTGCTTTTCAATTTTACTGTTGTGGGTGTGTTGTCGGTGTTTTCGGGTGGGATACCCATTGTGTTGAGGCAAGGGTATATGGTGTGCTTGGGAATTTTTGTGGCAGCTTGGTTTACGAAGTTGCCAGAGTGGACTACATGGACTTTGTTGGTGGCATTAGCTGTTTATGATTTGGTCGCAGTTTTGGCACCTGGTGGCCCACTTAAGTTGTTGGTGGAGTTGGCCTCAAGCCGGGATGAGGAGCTTCCTGCTTTGGTTTATGAAGCTCGGCCAACTGTTTCGATTAGTGAGAGAACTCAAAGGTCTGGTATGGGCCCCTTGGTTGGTGGGGTTTCTGATTCTGGGTCTGTGGAGTTGCAGGCTGTGTCTAGGGACAATGTGGATCAAAGAGAAAACTGTGGGAATCCTGAGTATCCTGTGCTGAATGTGAATAGTTTTGGGAGTGTGGAACATGAAAGGAATGACGATGCAGTGGAGAGGCTGCCGTTGGTGGGTCATTTGAGGGAAGGATATGGATCAAGTAGTGGTTCATCATCTGAGTATTCAACAGTGATTGTCAATagggaaaatgagattgttGTGGAGGAGGAGATGTCACCTCTTGTTGATAGGAATGGGTCGGGGGAGCCAACAAGGAGGGATGGCTTGGAGGACAGCATGGAAGTGAGTAGAGGTATCAAACTTGGTCTTGGAGACTTTGTTTTTTACAGTGTTCTTGTGGGGAGGGCTGCTATGTATGATTTGATGACAGTATATGCTTGTTACCTGGCAATTATATCTGGACTTGGGTGTACTCTGATTTTGCTGTCTGTGTGCCGTCAAGCTCTTCCTGCCCTTCCTATATCTATTACATTGGGTATACTATTTTACTTCTTGACTCGGTTGTTGATGGAACCTTTTGTTGTTGGTACAGCAACAAACTTGATGatgttttga